In Streptomyces sp. RFCAC02, the following proteins share a genomic window:
- a CDS encoding DUF4245 domain-containing protein, translated as MESDESQGTGAEPTAPGGTSASGPAAGDTAAGDTPPPADRRAQRARLQTVRNMVLSMVLVCVGAFGFWLVIPHDESQDPVRTVEYDVAAATAARAAPYGLLVPEGLDDDWRATAVRYDAQGEFGATWRLGFMDPADEYAALTQAAPAEGHEEEFVTSVTRGAADTGRTETVAGAEWARWEGPKYDALVRFQDDGVTVVMGTASSERLAGLAAALRVQQAGQV; from the coding sequence GTGGAGAGTGACGAGTCGCAGGGCACCGGGGCTGAGCCGACCGCCCCCGGCGGGACATCCGCATCCGGGCCGGCCGCGGGGGACACCGCCGCCGGGGACACGCCGCCGCCGGCCGACCGGCGCGCGCAGCGGGCGCGGCTCCAGACCGTCCGCAACATGGTGCTGTCCATGGTCCTGGTGTGCGTCGGCGCCTTCGGATTCTGGCTGGTCATCCCGCACGACGAGTCGCAGGACCCGGTGCGGACCGTCGAGTACGACGTGGCCGCCGCGACGGCCGCCCGCGCCGCCCCCTACGGCCTGCTGGTCCCCGAGGGCCTGGACGACGACTGGCGCGCCACGGCCGTGCGCTACGACGCGCAGGGCGAGTTCGGCGCGACCTGGCGCCTCGGGTTCATGGACCCGGCCGACGAGTACGCCGCCCTCACGCAGGCCGCGCCCGCGGAGGGGCACGAGGAGGAGTTCGTCACCTCCGTGACGCGCGGCGCGGCGGACACCGGCCGGACGGAGACGGTCGCCGGCGCAGAGTGGGCGCGCTGGGAGGGGCCGAAGTACGACGCCCTGGTGCGCTTCCAGGACGACGGCGTCACGGTCGTCATGGGGACCGCGTCGTCCGAGCGGCTGGCCGGTCTCGCCGCCGCGCTCCGGGTGCAGCAGGCCGGGCAGGTCTGA